Genomic DNA from Selenomonas sp. oral taxon 126:
GGAACGAGGACGCCGTCTGCATTGCGCGTGCACTGCTCCGGCGTGAACTTGAACGCGCCGTGCGAGGTACCGATTGCGATCGCGAGGGAGTCAACGCCCGTCTTTTCGACGAAGTCCTGTACTTCCTCGGGCTTCGTATAGGACGCGTCCTCTGCGGAGACATTGACATCGTCCTCAATGCCGGCGAGCTGCCCGAGCTCCGCCTCAACGACGACACCGTGTGCGTGCGCATACTCTGCGACGCGCTTTGCAAGCGCGACGTTCTCATCGTACGGCAGATGAGAGCCGTCAATCATGACGGAGGTGAAGCCGCCGTCGATGCAGGACTTGCAGATATCGAAGTCTGCGCCGTGGTCGAGGTGCAGAGCAATGGGAATGTCGTTGATCTCGAGTGCTGCCTTGACGAGATGGACAAGGTACTCATGGCGTGCATACTTGCGGGCACCTGCGGAGACCTGCAGGATCAGAGGGGACTTGAGCTCTCCCGCAGCGTCCGTAATGCCCTGAACGATCTCCATGTTGTTGACATTGAAAGCACCGATGGCATAGCCGCCCTCGTAGGCTTTCTTAAACATTTCCTTTGTTCCGACAAGTGGCATGTGATTACCCCCTATTAAACTTAAAAATATCCCACGAACGATTTCATTATAGCATAGTTTATTTACGGAAGATACCGTTTTTTGAAATTTCCCATCCGTTCTGCTATAATGAGTGAACTAATCGGTAAAGGCAGGTGCATTGCGTGCAGTTAAAGCGCTTGGAAGCGTACGGATTCAAGTCATTCGCCGAGCGGATCGTCGTGCAGTTCGACCAGGGGATTACCGCCGTGGTGGGTCCGAATGGCAGCGGCAAAAGCAATATTACGGACGCTGTTCGCTGGGTTCTCGGCGAGCAGAATATTCGCATGCTGCGCGGACTGCGCTCCGAGGACATCATCTTTGCCGGATCTGCGGCACGCCGAGCCCTCAGTGTGGCGGAGGTTGTCCTCGTCTTTGATAATACGGACAAGATGCTTCCAATTGACTATGACGAGGTCGTTGTCAAGCGCCGCCTCTATCGAAACGGCGACAGCGAGGTGTATCTCAATGATTCGCGCTGCCGCATCAAGGACATCTATCAGCTCTTTGCAGATACGGGCATCGGTCATGACGGCATGAGCATCATCGGTCAGAACCGACTGAACGACATCCTTGACAGCCGCCCAGAGGATCGCCGCGTGTTCTTTGAGGAAACAGCGGGTATTACGAAGTATCGTACGCGCAAGCAGGAGGCGTTGCGCAAGCTGCGCGAGAACGAGGGCGATCTCGTGCGTCTGAACGATATTATGTATGCCCATGCGGCAGAGCTTGAGCCGCTTGCCGTGCAGTCGGAAAAGACATTGGAGTTCCGCAGACTCGATGCGGAGCGGCGCCAGTATCAGCTGACGGCACTGGTGCAGCAGCATGAACAGCTTATGCAGGAGCAGACGACACTGGACCAGACGCTGCGCGTCCATCGTGACGAGGAAGCGCGCGAAATGCATGCCCGCATGGATGCGGAGGAAAAAAAGAATGCCATTGAGGCAGACATTTCCGACATCGACCGACGTCTGCAAGCAGAGGAGCAGGTGAGCCGCAGCATTCAGGAGAAACTGGACGCCCTCCGGCAGGAGTCAGCGCTCATCCAAGGGCGGCAGGATCAGGGCAAAAGACGCGAAGAGGACAACGAGCGTATGCGCGTGTCTGCTTCCACCAAGATCAAGGTGACGGAGCAGGAGATTGTTCAGCTCGAGGCACTTTTGGCGCGCAAGAAAGCAGAAATCAAGGAGAACGAGGAGAAGCAGGCGGCACTGCGCGCAGAAGCCGAGCAGGTGGAGGCGCATCTTTCCAGCGCGGAGCAGCAGACGGCGAAGGAGGAGCACGCCCGCCATGCCGTACAGTGCGTATTGGTACGCCTGCGGGAGGAACTTGCCGTTGTGCGGAATGCCGCCGATACGGGGGATGAGAACAGGCAGACGCAGGAGGAGGAACGTCTGCGGCGGCAGGCTCTCCTTGCGGCGGCGCAGGAAGAATTTGAACGCAGAACCCGTGAGACAGAGCTTGCTGCTGAGAAGATGTCGAATTTTTCGCAGGAACGGGATCGTCTGCATGGGGAGATCGAAGCGCTGCGTCACGCCATCGAGCGCGATGATGCACAGCTCAGGCAGTCCGATGCGGAGATTCTTCGCATACGGCAGAGCCTCGACTTTCAGCGTCGTATACAGGACAGCTATGAGGGCTTCGGGCGTGACGTGCAGACCGTCTTACAGGCGACGGAGCCTTGGCGTAAGGGCGTTGCGGGAACGGTTGCCGATCTCATCCGCATTCCCGAGCGCTATCTCACGGCAATCGATGTGGCGCTCGGCGGGAGTGTGCGGAATATCGTCACCGAGGATACGGATACGGCGAAGGCAGCCATTTCCTATTTGAAGCGAAAAAATGGCGGGCGTGTCACTTTCCTGCCGCTGACGACGATTACGGTGCGCCGTCCGCGTGAGATCGACCTGCGGCGCTGTCGCGGCGTGATCGGATGGGCAAATACCCTCGTTCAGGCAGATGGAAAATTTCAAAAGGTTGCCGATCATCTGCTTGCACAGACCCTTGTGATGGAGAATTTGGATGATGCCCTGATTGCGGCGAAGCAGGAGGGCTACCGCCTCCGCATTGTGACGCTGACGGGGGAACTCCTGAATCCCGGCGGCTCGCTCACGGGCGGCGGACGAAAAAAACAGGCATCCTCGCTGCTGAATCGTCGGACAGAGATCGAGGCGCTTGCGGGCAGTTTGCGCGAGCACGAGGACGCGCAGCATCAGCGGCGTGCTTCGTTGGAGCAGCAAAGACAGCGCCTCAAGGAGCGGAGCGAGCAGCATGCGGAGAAGCGGGAGACCGTGGATCGTCTGGCGCAGGAACTCATGGAGGAACGCGGAAAATGCGGCGTGTTAAAGGAACGCATTGCAGATCAGGAGAATGTGCTGCGTGAAATGGCGCGCGCGGAAGCTGTGCGCGTGGAGCGCGGTGCGCAGCTGGCAGAGAGACGCGCGCGGATCGAGCGTCATATTGCCGTATGCGGGCGGCATGAGGAACGCTTTTCGCGTGCAATCGCTGCGCTGAATACCCGCTACGGAGAGCTGCGCACGCTGCGCAGTGAGCAGACGGCACGCCTGCATGAGCTGGATGTTGCCGTGGCTGCGCTGTCCGCCGAGATCGAAACAGGAGAGCGCAATCGCAAATCCCGCGAACTCGAGCGCGCGGAGGCGCAGCGGGCACTGGATTCCGTCATGGAGCAGGGCGTGAAGCTGTCCGATGAGCTACGGGAGGACAAGCAGCGCCTCTCCGTGCTTGAGAGCGACATCGCACGTCAGGATGCGGCATTTGAGGAGCATGAAAAGCGCAGAGGAGAGATGAAGGATCAGCGCCTCGCGCATGAGGCGGAGAGCCGCGTTCTCGATACGGCGATCAAGAGCGCCGTCACGCGTGTGGAAGCTGTCCGCGCGAAGCAGCACGACTGCGACAAGCGCCTGGAGCGCGTTCACCTGCGCTTGGAGGATTGCCGCACGGGTCTCCTCTCTGATTTCGGGCTGACGCCCGAGGTTGCTGCAAAAGAGGCACAGGAGGTGGAAGCCCCTGTCTTGGAGATGCGTCTGCACGCATTGGAGGAGAGCATTCGGGCGCTCGGTACAGTAAACCCGAATGCTGTCGAGGAGTATGCGGAGAAGAAGGAACGTTACGAGGAGGAAGAGGCACAGATTGCCGATCTGAGAGCCGCAAAGCAGGACATCGAGCAGATTATCCGGAAGATCGATCAGGATATGACGCGCACATTCCGCGAAGCCTTCCGCCAGATTCAGGAGTATTTCAATGAAATCTTTGTGCGTCTCTTTGGCGGCGGCATTGCGGAATTGCGTCTGACGGACAAAGAGGATATACTAAGCAGTGGCGTTGAGATCCTTGTCACCCTGCCCGATAAGAAGCGGCAGAACCTCTCCGCGCTCTCGGGCGGTGAGCGCGCACTCACGGTTATCGCCCTGCTCTTCTCCTTCCTGCGCTATCGTCCCTCGCCGTTTTCCATCTTGGACGAGATCGACGCGCCGCTCGATGAGGCAAATGTCTCGCGCTTCGGTGAATTCTTGAAGGAGTTTGCAAAGAATACACAGTTCATCGTTGTGACCCACCGCAAGGGCACGATGCGTGCGGCGGATACGATGTACGGCGTGACAGTTGAGGACGCAGGGGTCTCGAAGGTGCTGTCCATTCGTTTGAAGGATTATGAAGCGGAGCAGTCCGCATGAAATGCAGAAAGGAGTCAGTGTGGGATTCTTTGACCGGCTGAAAAAGAGCCTGACGAAAACACGGGAGAACTTTACACATAATATCGAGCGGCTCATTATCGGATACGCCGACATTGATGATGATCTCATAGATGATCTCGAGGAGACGCTGCTGATGGCAGATGTCGGCGTCAAGACGACGGAGACCCTTATCGTAGCGGTGCGCAAGGGCATCAAACAGAAGGAGATACGTACGCCCGAGGATCTGATCCCATTTTTGGAAAAGGAAATCGTGCGGATTCTCGAAGCGGGCGAGAATACATTCCATATGGCGGCGCAGGGACCTACGGTGCTGCTTGTCGTCGGCACGAATGGCGTCGGCAAGACGACGACCATCGGGAAACTGAGTGCCTACTACCGCAGAAAAGGGAAGTCCGTCCTGCTCGCGGCGGCGGACACCTTCCGCGCAGCTGCAATCGACCAGCTTGAGATCTGGGGCAAGCGTGCGGACGCACAGGTCATCAAGCACGGCGAGGGCTCCGATCCTGCCGCCGTCGTCTTTGACGCATTGCAGGCGGCGAAGGCGCGCAGCATCGACATTGTGATTGTCGATACGGCGGGGCGCCTCCAGACAAAGTCCAATCTCATGCAGGAGCTCGAGAAAATTTACCGTGTCATCGGACGCGAGATTTCGGGGGCGCCGCATGAGACGCTGCTCGTTCTCGACGCAGGTACCGGGCAGAATGCAATCAGCCAGGCGGAGCTCTTTACGCAGGCCGCGCCTGTTTCCGGCGTTGTTCTCACGAAACTCGACGGAACGGCAAAGGGCGGTGTAACCATCGGCATCAAGTCACAGCTGTCCATTCCGATCAAGTGGATCGGTGTCGGCGAGGGGATGGATGATCTGCGCCCCTTCCATGCGGAAGATTTTGTGAGCGCCCTATTCGTCAAGCGTGCGGACGAGGCGGGGGAATGATGCTGAGTATTGTGGATGAAAGGGGAATTCCCTATGTATGAGGATCTGGTAGAAACAAAGTGCAGCAGTGAAAATATCTTTGACGGTACATTGCTTCATGTGCGTCGCGATATGGTGCGTCTGCCGAACGGAAAGGAGTCCGTGCGCGAGTGGATTCACCACCCCGGCGCAGCGGCAGTGCTCCCCGTGCTGCCGAACGGCAATGTGATTTTGGTGCGCCAATTTCGCTATCCGATTGGAAAGGTGACGCTCGAGGTGCCGGCGGGAAAGCTCGATATGGAGGGCGAAGACCCGCTACACTGTGCGCGGCGTGAGCTGTCGGAAGAGACCGGATATACGGCGGAGAAGTACGACAAACTGACGACGATTGCAACGACGGTCGGCTTTTCGAATGAGTACATTCATCTCTATCTCGCGCACGGGCTGTCGGTCGGTGCGCAGCATACCGATGAAGACGAATTTGTCAATGTGGTTCAAATGCCGTTTGCCGATGCTCTTGCAATGGTGAAGACGGGGGAGATCATCGACTCCAAGACCATCATTTCGCTGATGATGGCAGAAGAGCGCCTGCGGGGATGACGAATGGGAGAGATATATGTTCGGATTTAACTTTGAAGAGATGCTGCTCGGAATCCCGGGGCTCATCATCGCCATGACCTTTCACGAGTATGCGCACGCGCGTGCTGCGGTCTCGCTCGGTGACTTCACGCCGCGTCTGATGGGGCGTCTGACCCTCGACCCGCGTGCACATATCGATCCAATCGGGCTTATCATGCTCTTTCTCGTGCGCTTTGGTTGGGCGAAGCCTGTGATGGTGAACCCGAGCAACTTCCGTCAGCCTCGGCGGGATGATATTCTAGTGTCTGTCGCGGGTCCTGCGATGAATCTGCTGCTCGGCTTCATTGCCTTCTACATGATCCTCTTTATTCGCTCACATAATATTGACGTTTCTCCCATTACATATGGGATCATTCAGATGATCTTTGTCTACAACGTCAACTTTGCGATCTTCAATATGCTCCCGATTCCGCCGCTCGACGGCTCGCATATTGTGCGCAATCTTCTGCCGCCGGATCTCGCCTATCGCTATCAGTCGATCGAGCGCTACAGTCTGCTCATCATGATCGTGTTCATCGCAACACCGTTGCTGAGTGTTGTCCTCATGCCGCTCTTTCGTTTGGTATACGGTCTATACAGTGCGGTCGGCAGCCTGCTCCTCTTTTAAGGAACGCTATGGCGGCAGACTATCTCGTAAAATTGGATGCGTTTGAGGGTCCGATGGATCTCCTCATGCATCTGATTGAAAAGAATAAAATCGATCTCTATGATATCCCCATCGCGGATTTGACACGTCAGTATCTCGACCATATCGATACGCTGTATCAATTTGACATTGAATACGCAAGCGAGTTTTTGGTGATGGCAGCGACTCTCCTGCGGATCAAATCGCGTATGCTACTGCCAAAGGCCGATGCGGCGGAGGAGCAGGAGGAAGATCCGCGCATGGAGCTTGTGGAGCGACTGCTCGAATACCGTCGTTTCAAGGAGGTCTCGTCCATACTATTCTCTCTGAACGATGCCCAGAGCCCCTATGTAGAGCGTGCACCGATGCCGCTTCCCGCACATCGAATGCCCATTACGGGACTTTCGGCAGAGGCGCTTATGCGTTTTTTTTCAGATGTTCGGCGCATTCGTGAAGAACCTGTGATTCCTGCCGTTGTTGTTTCGGCAGAGGAATATCGTGTGCAGGACAAGATGACGGATATTCTCGAACTTCTTCGGTGCAGGAACGGCAGAATCAAACTGCATGAGGCGTTTCCAACAGGGACGCGCGAGGAGCTTTTGTCTGCTTTTTTGGCACTTTTGGAACTCGCGAAAATGCAGATGGTCTATATTGCGCAGGAACATCTTTACTATGAAATTGTGATCTCGGCAAAGGAGGGAAGCCGTGCAGTCTCTTAGTCGGGCAGGCATATTGG
This window encodes:
- the fba gene encoding class II fructose-1,6-bisphosphate aldolase; this translates as MPLVGTKEMFKKAYEGGYAIGAFNVNNMEIVQGITDAAGELKSPLILQVSAGARKYARHEYLVHLVKAALEINDIPIALHLDHGADFDICKSCIDGGFTSVMIDGSHLPYDENVALAKRVAEYAHAHGVVVEAELGQLAGIEDDVNVSAEDASYTKPEEVQDFVEKTGVDSLAIAIGTSHGAFKFTPEQCTRNADGVLVPPPLRFDILEEIEKRIPGFPIVLHGASSVIPKYVKIINENGGHMPDAVGIPEDQLRRAAKSSVCKINIDSDLRLAMTAGIREHFKKEPSHFDPRQYLTDGRSYIKELVTHKIKEVLGSDGKAPEIQALLNK
- a CDS encoding NUDIX domain-containing protein, translating into MYEDLVETKCSSENIFDGTLLHVRRDMVRLPNGKESVREWIHHPGAAAVLPVLPNGNVILVRQFRYPIGKVTLEVPAGKLDMEGEDPLHCARRELSEETGYTAEKYDKLTTIATTVGFSNEYIHLYLAHGLSVGAQHTDEDEFVNVVQMPFADALAMVKTGEIIDSKTIISLMMAEERLRG
- a CDS encoding site-2 protease family protein — its product is MFGFNFEEMLLGIPGLIIAMTFHEYAHARAAVSLGDFTPRLMGRLTLDPRAHIDPIGLIMLFLVRFGWAKPVMVNPSNFRQPRRDDILVSVAGPAMNLLLGFIAFYMILFIRSHNIDVSPITYGIIQMIFVYNVNFAIFNMLPIPPLDGSHIVRNLLPPDLAYRYQSIERYSLLIMIVFIATPLLSVVLMPLFRLVYGLYSAVGSLLLF
- the smc gene encoding chromosome segregation protein SMC — its product is MQLKRLEAYGFKSFAERIVVQFDQGITAVVGPNGSGKSNITDAVRWVLGEQNIRMLRGLRSEDIIFAGSAARRALSVAEVVLVFDNTDKMLPIDYDEVVVKRRLYRNGDSEVYLNDSRCRIKDIYQLFADTGIGHDGMSIIGQNRLNDILDSRPEDRRVFFEETAGITKYRTRKQEALRKLRENEGDLVRLNDIMYAHAAELEPLAVQSEKTLEFRRLDAERRQYQLTALVQQHEQLMQEQTTLDQTLRVHRDEEAREMHARMDAEEKKNAIEADISDIDRRLQAEEQVSRSIQEKLDALRQESALIQGRQDQGKRREEDNERMRVSASTKIKVTEQEIVQLEALLARKKAEIKENEEKQAALRAEAEQVEAHLSSAEQQTAKEEHARHAVQCVLVRLREELAVVRNAADTGDENRQTQEEERLRRQALLAAAQEEFERRTRETELAAEKMSNFSQERDRLHGEIEALRHAIERDDAQLRQSDAEILRIRQSLDFQRRIQDSYEGFGRDVQTVLQATEPWRKGVAGTVADLIRIPERYLTAIDVALGGSVRNIVTEDTDTAKAAISYLKRKNGGRVTFLPLTTITVRRPREIDLRRCRGVIGWANTLVQADGKFQKVADHLLAQTLVMENLDDALIAAKQEGYRLRIVTLTGELLNPGGSLTGGGRKKQASSLLNRRTEIEALAGSLREHEDAQHQRRASLEQQRQRLKERSEQHAEKRETVDRLAQELMEERGKCGVLKERIADQENVLREMARAEAVRVERGAQLAERRARIERHIAVCGRHEERFSRAIAALNTRYGELRTLRSEQTARLHELDVAVAALSAEIETGERNRKSRELERAEAQRALDSVMEQGVKLSDELREDKQRLSVLESDIARQDAAFEEHEKRRGEMKDQRLAHEAESRVLDTAIKSAVTRVEAVRAKQHDCDKRLERVHLRLEDCRTGLLSDFGLTPEVAAKEAQEVEAPVLEMRLHALEESIRALGTVNPNAVEEYAEKKERYEEEEAQIADLRAAKQDIEQIIRKIDQDMTRTFREAFRQIQEYFNEIFVRLFGGGIAELRLTDKEDILSSGVEILVTLPDKKRQNLSALSGGERALTVIALLFSFLRYRPSPFSILDEIDAPLDEANVSRFGEFLKEFAKNTQFIVVTHRKGTMRAADTMYGVTVEDAGVSKVLSIRLKDYEAEQSA
- the ftsY gene encoding signal recognition particle-docking protein FtsY, with the protein product MGFFDRLKKSLTKTRENFTHNIERLIIGYADIDDDLIDDLEETLLMADVGVKTTETLIVAVRKGIKQKEIRTPEDLIPFLEKEIVRILEAGENTFHMAAQGPTVLLVVGTNGVGKTTTIGKLSAYYRRKGKSVLLAAADTFRAAAIDQLEIWGKRADAQVIKHGEGSDPAAVVFDALQAAKARSIDIVIVDTAGRLQTKSNLMQELEKIYRVIGREISGAPHETLLVLDAGTGQNAISQAELFTQAAPVSGVVLTKLDGTAKGGVTIGIKSQLSIPIKWIGVGEGMDDLRPFHAEDFVSALFVKRADEAGE
- a CDS encoding segregation and condensation protein A, whose product is MAADYLVKLDAFEGPMDLLMHLIEKNKIDLYDIPIADLTRQYLDHIDTLYQFDIEYASEFLVMAATLLRIKSRMLLPKADAAEEQEEDPRMELVERLLEYRRFKEVSSILFSLNDAQSPYVERAPMPLPAHRMPITGLSAEALMRFFSDVRRIREEPVIPAVVVSAEEYRVQDKMTDILELLRCRNGRIKLHEAFPTGTREELLSAFLALLELAKMQMVYIAQEHLYYEIVISAKEGSRAVS